A part of Myxococcus landrumus genomic DNA contains:
- a CDS encoding NlpC/P60 family protein, whose translation MSRLHLFATVPLCALIGCATVKSHPVETSPEAPPPVAARSTEPSAPAPVGAGLAVDAPAAVVTAPTGEVAAEAVAAREVAATKPEAAKVEAEPAPRTVVTPEVVSTVVSEEKNRPLVTGVVAAALEAVALVVSPGSRADGFWDAYRTPMQMARLIVSRSSQLVGERNLARLSRGMPNDCSGFVRLAYLSAGIDLVAHGFLAGENAVSAIFRRATAGGRIHHNAPRPGDLVFFRETYDRNRDGRRNDGMTHVGVVEGMAPDGTVTFIHRGSKGVARSRMNLTHPEKHQLAQGGAVVNDFLRPATKRSRAYLTGELFVAFASPEGL comes from the coding sequence TTGTCTCGTCTTCACCTGTTCGCCACCGTTCCGCTGTGTGCCCTCATCGGCTGCGCCACTGTGAAGTCCCACCCGGTGGAGACCTCTCCAGAGGCTCCACCTCCCGTGGCGGCGCGTTCCACGGAGCCCTCCGCACCTGCTCCGGTGGGAGCAGGACTCGCGGTGGACGCACCCGCGGCGGTGGTGACTGCGCCCACGGGTGAGGTCGCCGCGGAGGCGGTGGCGGCGCGGGAAGTTGCGGCCACGAAGCCGGAGGCGGCCAAGGTCGAAGCCGAGCCGGCCCCGCGCACCGTCGTGACGCCCGAAGTGGTCTCCACCGTCGTGTCGGAGGAGAAGAACCGGCCGCTGGTGACGGGAGTCGTCGCGGCGGCGCTGGAGGCTGTCGCGCTCGTCGTTTCTCCGGGCTCGCGCGCGGATGGTTTCTGGGACGCGTACCGCACGCCCATGCAGATGGCGCGGCTCATCGTGTCGCGCTCCTCGCAGCTCGTGGGGGAGCGCAACCTGGCGCGGCTCAGCCGGGGCATGCCGAATGACTGCTCGGGCTTCGTGCGCCTGGCCTATCTCTCCGCGGGCATCGACCTGGTGGCGCACGGCTTCCTCGCGGGAGAGAACGCCGTCTCCGCCATCTTCCGTCGCGCCACGGCGGGAGGACGGATTCACCACAACGCGCCTCGCCCCGGAGACCTCGTCTTCTTCCGCGAGACGTATGACCGCAACCGCGATGGCCGCCGCAATGATGGGATGACCCATGTGGGCGTGGTGGAGGGGATGGCTCCGGATGGCACCGTCACCTTCATCCACCGAGGCAGCAAGGGCGTGGCCCGCAGCCGGATGAACCTCACCCATCCCGAGAAGCATCAGCTCGCGCAGGGAGGGGCCGTGGTGAATGATTTCCTTCGCCCCGCCACCAAGCGCTCGCGTGCGTACCTCACGGGTGAGCTCTTCGTGGCCTTCGCTTCTCCCGAAGGGCTGTAG
- a CDS encoding endonuclease III domain-containing protein, with protein MADDKRPFDIDDVLARVREAVRDVPAAAMFALAEQGHDSLFEQLVACVLSIRTLDEVSLPASLTLLRQAATPAALASMSPEDIDALIQPVTFHEAKAHQLHAIAVRTRDELGGELPCDAQVLQSFKGVGPKCAHLALGIACGHEAISVDIHVHRVTNRWGYVKTRTPEATLEALEARLPRRYWVEINRLLVPFGKHVCTGTRPRCSTCPVLKQCRQVGVTNPR; from the coding sequence ATGGCGGACGACAAGCGCCCCTTCGACATCGACGATGTCCTCGCGCGCGTGCGAGAGGCGGTGCGCGACGTCCCGGCCGCGGCGATGTTCGCGCTCGCGGAGCAAGGCCACGACAGCCTCTTCGAGCAGCTCGTGGCCTGCGTGCTCTCCATCCGCACCCTCGACGAGGTGAGCCTGCCCGCGTCGCTCACGCTGCTCCGACAAGCCGCCACACCTGCCGCGCTCGCGAGCATGAGCCCCGAAGACATCGACGCGCTCATCCAGCCCGTGACGTTCCACGAAGCGAAGGCCCATCAACTCCACGCCATCGCCGTGAGGACCCGCGATGAGCTCGGCGGCGAGCTGCCCTGCGACGCCCAGGTGCTCCAGTCCTTCAAGGGCGTGGGCCCCAAGTGCGCGCACCTCGCGCTGGGCATCGCGTGTGGACACGAGGCCATCAGCGTGGACATCCACGTGCATCGCGTCACCAACCGCTGGGGCTACGTGAAGACGCGCACGCCCGAGGCGACGCTGGAAGCGCTGGAGGCCCGGCTTCCCCGCCGCTACTGGGTGGAAATCAATCGCCTGCTGGTGCCGTTCGGAAAACACGTCTGCACGGGCACGCGCCCCCGGTGCTCCACCTGTCCAGTGCTGAAGCAATGCCGGCAGGTCGGCGTGACGAACCCGCGTTGA
- a CDS encoding bifunctional metallophosphatase/5'-nucleotidase, which yields MSQPTRPPYRLSARPSVFLVAGAVITGALLFAHGGCGSEPGDVGTTDAGSTVSVQVLAFNDFHGQLEPPSGGGGQIQTGVEDGGPVRVNAGGVTYFARHIAALRATQPHTVVVAAGDLIGATPILSALFHDEPTIEAMNQIGLDLVAVGNHEFDEGSTELLRMQSGGCHPVDGCQDGDGFPGARFKYLAANVATGVDRTLFPRYDVREFEGVKMAFIGMTLEGTPELVTPTGVKGLTFKDEVETVNALVPELRKQGVETLIVVVHEGGVPAPGALVNECRGSGADGRISGAIVNIAQDLDDAVDVIVSGHTHQAYNCVIDGKLVTSAASVGRLVTDIDLTLSKATGDVLEAKANNVIVTRDVAEDSVVKELVAKYQQRATPLANRVVGWVSQTLKTPFTQMDPAGQSTVGFVIADSQWEATRAANLGGAHVAFMNPGGVREEISRDPGNPADVGEVTYGELFTTQPFGNTLVTMTLTGAQIEQLLERQWQQSGPNLITRILQPSAGFSYAFSASAPLGSRIDPASIRLNGVTLDPAAPYRVTVNSFLASGGDGFDVLTEGKDRLGGAVDIDALEVYMKAHSSQATPLPAPALDRVIQRP from the coding sequence ATGTCACAGCCCACCCGTCCGCCGTACCGCTTGAGCGCGCGCCCCAGCGTCTTCCTCGTCGCCGGAGCCGTCATCACCGGGGCCCTCCTCTTCGCCCACGGGGGCTGCGGAAGTGAGCCCGGTGACGTGGGCACCACCGACGCGGGCTCGACGGTGAGCGTGCAGGTGCTCGCGTTCAATGACTTTCACGGGCAGTTGGAGCCGCCCTCGGGCGGTGGCGGGCAGATTCAGACGGGCGTGGAGGATGGAGGGCCCGTGCGAGTGAACGCGGGAGGCGTGACGTACTTCGCCCGGCACATCGCGGCGCTGCGCGCGACGCAGCCCCACACGGTGGTGGTGGCGGCCGGAGACCTGATTGGCGCCACGCCGATTCTCTCCGCGCTCTTCCACGACGAGCCCACCATCGAGGCGATGAACCAGATTGGCCTGGACCTGGTCGCGGTGGGCAACCACGAGTTCGACGAGGGCAGCACGGAGCTGTTGCGCATGCAGTCCGGCGGCTGCCACCCGGTGGACGGCTGCCAGGATGGCGATGGGTTCCCCGGCGCGAGGTTCAAGTACCTGGCCGCCAACGTGGCCACGGGCGTGGACCGCACGCTGTTCCCCCGCTACGACGTGCGCGAGTTCGAGGGCGTGAAGATGGCCTTCATCGGCATGACGCTGGAGGGGACACCGGAGCTCGTCACGCCCACCGGGGTGAAGGGGCTGACGTTCAAGGACGAGGTGGAGACGGTCAACGCGCTGGTGCCGGAGCTGCGGAAACAGGGCGTGGAGACCCTCATCGTCGTGGTGCACGAGGGCGGAGTCCCCGCGCCGGGCGCGCTGGTGAATGAGTGCAGGGGCTCGGGCGCGGACGGCCGCATCTCCGGGGCCATCGTGAACATCGCGCAGGACCTCGACGACGCGGTGGACGTCATCGTCAGCGGCCACACGCACCAGGCCTACAACTGCGTCATCGACGGCAAGCTCGTCACCAGCGCGGCCTCGGTGGGTCGGCTCGTCACCGACATCGACCTGACGCTGAGCAAGGCCACCGGCGACGTGCTGGAGGCCAAGGCCAACAACGTCATCGTCACCCGCGACGTGGCGGAGGACAGCGTGGTGAAGGAGCTGGTGGCGAAGTACCAGCAGCGCGCCACGCCGCTCGCCAACCGCGTCGTCGGCTGGGTGTCACAGACGCTCAAGACGCCCTTCACCCAGATGGACCCCGCGGGCCAGTCCACGGTGGGCTTCGTCATCGCGGACTCGCAATGGGAGGCCACCCGGGCCGCGAACCTGGGCGGCGCCCACGTGGCCTTCATGAACCCGGGCGGCGTGCGCGAGGAGATCTCCCGAGACCCCGGCAACCCCGCCGACGTGGGCGAGGTCACCTACGGCGAGCTCTTCACCACGCAGCCGTTCGGCAACACCCTCGTCACGATGACGCTCACGGGCGCGCAAATCGAGCAGCTCCTGGAGCGGCAGTGGCAGCAGTCGGGCCCCAACCTCATCACCCGAATCCTCCAGCCGTCGGCGGGCTTCTCGTATGCGTTCAGCGCCTCGGCGCCCCTGGGCAGCCGCATCGACCCGGCCTCCATCCGGCTCAACGGCGTGACGCTGGACCCGGCCGCGCCGTACCGGGTCACCGTCAACAGCTTCCTCGCCAGCGGCGGCGATGGCTTCGACGTGCTGACCGAGGGCAAGGACCGGCTGGGAGGCGCCGTCGATATCGACGCGCTGGAGGTCTACATGAAGGCCCACAGCAGCCAGGCCACGCCGCTGCCCGCCCCGGCCCTGGACCGCGTCATCCAGCGGCCGTAG
- a CDS encoding protein kinase domain-containing protein: MLAPDSLVLDGRFRVLRPLGSGGMGEVYLGEQVSLGRKVAIKVLHHDLNAQPGMAERFKREARLLSAVEHPAVVRIVDFGESGDHACLVMEFVEGESLFDVLAQGPMAPGRALPLLHQLAEGLAAIHDKGIIHRDLKPENVFISPGARGEQARLLDFGIARLVEPDAQSNVSQVGVVLGTPEYLSPEQAVGAKVDTRSDLYTFGVLTYRVLAGRLPFDGPQARHFLAQHASHAPLPLDRAAPSLSRYIGLLSLVMRLLEKNPTKRPQNAHELADALAAAHASLSVLTPGLGTPVYTSPVPSNTTPSGTSVFGAGSAVATGTPSPSGTAVFGGADAVAATPSGPSGTSAFGAIDAPVPMPQRASQGTAAFGVEPVARTSTATFGTARPSITGPSLSSSNSVVRPQNLTVMLTDIQGFTERTSRQTHEENARMLETHDRLLMPLVRDHEGRLVQKRGDALLVVFRSPTSGVLCGMAMQDRLWRHNQTLPEEERLNVRVCLHAGEVLLTADTVLGEPMEVLETVEHVAAAGEVTFTEAVNLARNRAEADVEPCGSITLPAREEQLQLYRCLRAAEGPPFGGRLEKQSALAVRLAPALRKTSVAMDSFKERLRAFSLKDALRSSVDPARMKQRVARTVAFARAKPKQAAAMFGALVLMAGGVAWVVHRGSPAVHAMSLLKDGNKTEALAVLNATSNEEQKQAPVRRALAATHHALGNHDKERVLLATLDAEGRAAVEDSVLDGLAEDFGRGDTEDLARLLGTFPKERIRPHFLDRVEEDFSPTQWGALRYLDAVKATEGIDLVVAYTKALDGKDCGVRRVAARRLGQLGNMDAVPALVRLAELTSSKSGDCGQDEANRAIQKLNKKGG, encoded by the coding sequence GTGCTGGCTCCCGACTCTCTCGTCCTCGACGGTCGCTTCCGAGTCCTCCGTCCGTTGGGCTCGGGCGGCATGGGGGAAGTGTACCTGGGTGAACAGGTCTCCTTGGGCCGCAAGGTGGCCATCAAGGTCCTTCACCATGACCTCAACGCCCAGCCCGGCATGGCCGAGCGCTTCAAGCGCGAGGCCCGCCTCCTCTCCGCCGTCGAGCACCCCGCCGTGGTGCGCATCGTCGACTTCGGTGAGTCCGGCGACCACGCCTGTCTGGTGATGGAGTTCGTGGAAGGCGAGAGCCTCTTCGACGTCCTCGCCCAAGGCCCCATGGCCCCCGGGCGCGCGCTGCCGCTGCTGCACCAGCTCGCCGAGGGCCTCGCCGCCATCCACGACAAGGGCATCATCCACCGGGACCTGAAGCCGGAGAACGTCTTCATCTCCCCGGGCGCGCGAGGAGAACAGGCGCGCCTCCTGGACTTCGGCATCGCGCGCCTGGTGGAGCCGGACGCGCAGAGCAACGTCAGCCAGGTGGGCGTGGTGCTCGGCACTCCGGAGTACCTGTCGCCGGAGCAAGCGGTGGGCGCGAAGGTGGACACGCGCAGCGACCTGTACACCTTCGGTGTGCTGACCTACCGCGTGCTCGCGGGCCGCCTCCCCTTCGATGGGCCCCAGGCGCGCCACTTCCTCGCGCAGCACGCCTCGCACGCCCCGCTGCCGCTGGACCGGGCCGCGCCGTCGCTGTCGCGCTACATCGGCCTGCTGTCGCTGGTGATGCGGCTGTTGGAGAAGAACCCGACGAAGCGGCCGCAGAACGCGCACGAGCTCGCGGACGCCCTGGCCGCCGCCCACGCGTCCCTCTCCGTCCTCACCCCGGGCCTGGGCACCCCCGTCTACACAAGCCCCGTCCCGAGCAACACCACGCCGTCGGGCACGTCTGTCTTCGGCGCCGGAAGCGCGGTGGCGACGGGGACACCGAGCCCCAGCGGCACGGCGGTCTTCGGCGGCGCGGACGCGGTGGCGGCAACCCCCTCGGGCCCCAGCGGCACCTCCGCCTTCGGTGCCATCGACGCGCCCGTGCCCATGCCCCAGCGCGCCAGCCAGGGCACGGCCGCGTTCGGCGTGGAGCCGGTGGCGCGCACGAGCACGGCCACCTTCGGGACCGCGCGCCCTTCCATCACCGGGCCTTCGCTGTCGAGCAGCAACTCGGTGGTGAGGCCGCAGAACCTGACGGTGATGCTCACCGACATCCAGGGCTTCACCGAGCGCACCAGCCGGCAGACGCACGAAGAGAACGCGCGGATGCTGGAGACCCATGACCGGCTCCTGATGCCGCTGGTGAGAGACCACGAGGGACGTCTCGTGCAGAAGCGCGGAGACGCGCTGCTCGTGGTGTTCCGCTCGCCCACCTCGGGCGTGTTGTGCGGCATGGCCATGCAGGACCGGCTGTGGCGGCACAACCAGACGCTCCCCGAGGAGGAGCGCCTCAACGTGCGCGTGTGCCTGCACGCGGGCGAAGTGCTGCTGACCGCGGACACCGTCCTGGGCGAGCCGATGGAGGTGCTCGAGACGGTGGAGCACGTCGCCGCCGCGGGCGAAGTGACCTTCACCGAGGCGGTGAACCTGGCGCGAAACCGCGCCGAGGCGGACGTGGAGCCGTGTGGCTCCATCACCCTGCCCGCCCGCGAGGAGCAGCTCCAGCTCTACCGCTGCCTGCGCGCGGCGGAGGGGCCTCCCTTCGGTGGCCGCCTGGAGAAGCAGAGCGCGCTCGCGGTGCGCCTGGCCCCTGCGCTGCGCAAGACCAGCGTGGCCATGGACTCCTTCAAGGAGCGCCTCCGCGCCTTCTCGCTGAAGGACGCCCTGCGCTCGAGCGTGGACCCCGCCCGGATGAAGCAGCGGGTGGCGCGGACGGTGGCGTTCGCTCGCGCGAAGCCCAAGCAGGCCGCGGCGATGTTCGGAGCCCTGGTCCTCATGGCCGGCGGCGTGGCGTGGGTGGTGCACCGCGGCAGCCCCGCCGTCCACGCCATGTCCCTCCTGAAGGACGGCAACAAGACCGAAGCGCTGGCGGTGCTCAACGCGACCTCCAACGAGGAGCAGAAGCAGGCCCCCGTGCGGCGCGCCCTCGCGGCCACGCACCATGCGCTGGGCAACCACGACAAGGAGCGGGTGCTGCTCGCCACGCTGGACGCGGAGGGCCGCGCGGCCGTGGAGGACTCCGTGCTGGACGGGCTCGCGGAGGACTTCGGCCGCGGCGACACCGAGGACCTCGCGCGCCTGTTGGGCACCTTCCCGAAAGAGCGCATCCGCCCGCACTTCCTGGACCGCGTCGAAGAGGACTTCTCCCCCACGCAGTGGGGCGCGCTGCGCTACCTGGATGCCGTCAAGGCCACGGAGGGAATCGACCTCGTGGTGGCGTACACCAAGGCGCTGGACGGCAAGGACTGCGGCGTGCGCCGCGTCGCCGCCAGACGCCTGGGCCAGTTGGGGAACATGGACGCGGTGCCCGCGCTCGTCCGGCTGGCCGAGCTGACCTCTTCCAAGAGCGGCGACTGTGGCCAGGACGAAGCGAACCGGGCCATCCAGAAGCTCAACAAGAAGGGCGGCTGA
- a CDS encoding acyl-CoA dehydrogenase family protein, with translation MVEETRPTAKELLSLPRLAPLVPMLYVAWTDGELTPAEIRMLGTAARAQPWLDLRSTTVLARWLDPLMPPAPHELALVREHIRSAAKRLSLSPQESLAELGAKLAEVASEAQVLHPSLPELVSALATVEAALGVSGREAVRALVPSAAHEPRRIGPCEPTSFAPEALRAVLDRTYPEVRSKVREWLEAPAFRYPTAQQDTNKQREQVFDWMKQLADQGLGRIAFPEGNETGADLGAFIAAFETLAFFDLSLVVKVGVHFGLFGASVLFLGTERHHREYLPKVASLELPGCFAMSELGHGSNVRDVKTVARYDEEAGNFVVHTPSDSARKEWIGNAAKHGRIATVFAQLEVGGKALGVHALLVPLRDEHGRTLPGVRIEDCGRKMGLNGVDNGRLWFDHVRVPRENLLDRFGQMSAQGEYTSSISSDGRRFFTMLGTLVAGRVSVACASLSAAKSGLTIAVRYAETRRQFGPPGAQEVRLLDHQTHQLRLLKPLAKTYALDFALEHLVERYVKRTEEDAMEVEALAAGLKAYASWSATAVLQEAREACGGQGYLEANRLPALKADTDIFSTFEGDNTVLMQLVAKSLLTDYRQRFEDDRVYAVLKLIADKAASMADRNPFAARRTDSEHLRDGDFQLRLLRYREEDLLASVAKRLRKRMAAGVEAFTAFNQVQAHLVALSEAHVERVVLEQFLLGVEKVQDAGLKTVLGRLCDLYGLSCLESASGWFQEHGLVEASKALAIRKEVVKLCTELRPDAVALVDAFGIPDTCLAAPIGLGHLSP, from the coding sequence ATGGTGGAAGAGACCCGTCCAACCGCGAAGGAGCTGCTGTCCCTGCCGCGGCTCGCACCCCTGGTGCCCATGTTGTACGTGGCCTGGACGGACGGGGAGCTGACGCCCGCGGAGATTCGGATGCTGGGCACGGCCGCGCGCGCCCAGCCCTGGTTGGACCTGCGCTCCACCACCGTGCTCGCGCGCTGGCTGGACCCGTTGATGCCGCCCGCGCCCCATGAGCTGGCGCTCGTCCGCGAGCACATCCGCTCCGCCGCGAAGCGCTTGTCGCTCAGCCCCCAGGAGAGCCTGGCGGAATTGGGCGCGAAGCTGGCCGAGGTCGCCTCCGAAGCGCAGGTGCTGCACCCGTCCCTCCCCGAACTGGTGAGCGCGCTCGCGACGGTGGAGGCCGCGCTGGGCGTCTCCGGCCGCGAGGCGGTGCGGGCCCTCGTTCCCTCCGCCGCGCACGAGCCACGCCGCATTGGCCCGTGCGAGCCCACCTCCTTCGCCCCCGAGGCCCTGCGCGCGGTGCTGGACCGCACGTATCCGGAGGTCCGCTCGAAGGTGCGCGAGTGGCTGGAGGCCCCGGCGTTCCGCTACCCCACCGCGCAGCAGGACACGAACAAGCAGCGCGAGCAGGTGTTCGACTGGATGAAGCAGCTCGCGGACCAGGGCCTGGGCCGCATCGCGTTCCCGGAAGGCAACGAGACGGGCGCGGACCTGGGGGCTTTCATCGCCGCGTTCGAGACGCTGGCCTTCTTCGACTTGAGCCTCGTGGTGAAGGTGGGCGTCCACTTCGGCCTGTTCGGCGCGAGCGTCCTGTTCCTCGGCACGGAGCGGCACCACCGCGAGTACCTGCCGAAGGTCGCCTCGCTGGAGCTGCCCGGGTGCTTCGCGATGAGCGAGCTGGGCCACGGCTCCAACGTGCGCGACGTGAAGACGGTGGCGCGCTACGACGAGGAAGCGGGGAACTTCGTCGTCCACACCCCGTCGGACAGCGCGCGCAAGGAGTGGATTGGCAACGCGGCGAAGCACGGCCGCATCGCGACGGTGTTCGCGCAGTTGGAGGTCGGCGGCAAGGCGCTGGGGGTCCACGCGCTCCTCGTTCCCCTGCGCGATGAGCACGGACGCACGCTGCCCGGCGTGCGCATCGAGGACTGCGGCCGGAAGATGGGCCTCAACGGCGTGGACAACGGCCGGCTGTGGTTCGACCACGTGCGGGTGCCCCGCGAGAACCTGCTGGACCGCTTCGGACAGATGAGCGCGCAAGGCGAGTACACCAGCTCCATCTCCAGCGACGGGCGCCGCTTCTTCACCATGCTGGGCACGCTGGTGGCGGGCCGGGTGAGCGTGGCGTGTGCGTCCTTGAGCGCGGCGAAGAGCGGGCTGACCATCGCGGTGCGCTACGCGGAGACGCGCCGGCAGTTCGGTCCTCCGGGCGCGCAGGAGGTGCGGCTCCTGGACCACCAGACGCATCAGCTCCGGCTCCTCAAGCCGCTGGCGAAGACGTACGCGCTCGACTTCGCGCTGGAGCACCTGGTGGAGCGCTACGTGAAGCGCACGGAGGAGGACGCCATGGAGGTGGAGGCCCTGGCCGCGGGCCTCAAGGCGTATGCCTCATGGAGCGCGACGGCGGTGCTCCAGGAAGCGCGCGAGGCGTGCGGAGGTCAGGGGTACCTGGAGGCCAACCGGCTGCCCGCGCTCAAGGCGGACACGGACATCTTCTCCACGTTCGAGGGCGACAACACGGTGCTGATGCAGTTGGTCGCCAAGAGCCTGCTGACGGACTACCGGCAGCGCTTCGAGGATGACCGCGTCTACGCGGTGCTGAAGCTCATCGCGGACAAGGCCGCGTCCATGGCGGACCGCAACCCGTTCGCCGCCCGCCGCACCGACAGCGAGCACCTGCGCGATGGCGACTTCCAGCTCCGGCTGCTGCGCTACCGAGAGGAAGACCTGCTGGCCTCGGTGGCGAAGCGGCTGCGCAAGCGGATGGCCGCGGGCGTGGAGGCCTTCACCGCCTTCAATCAGGTCCAGGCACACCTGGTGGCGCTGTCCGAGGCCCACGTCGAGCGCGTGGTGCTGGAGCAGTTCCTCCTGGGCGTGGAGAAGGTCCAGGACGCGGGCCTGAAGACGGTGCTGGGTCGCCTGTGCGACCTCTATGGCCTGTCCTGCCTGGAGTCCGCGAGCGGCTGGTTCCAGGAGCACGGGCTCGTGGAGGCGTCCAAGGCGCTGGCCATCCGCAAGGAAGTCGTGAAGCTCTGCACGGAGCTGCGCCCGGACGCGGTGGCGCTGGTCGACGCGTTCGGGATTCCCGACACGTGTCTCGCGGCGCCCATCGGCCTGGGCCACCTGTCTCCCTGA
- a CDS encoding GNAT family N-acetyltransferase: MSTENLNFRPIQPQDDAAVAALIRTVMPEFGADGPGFAIHDAEVATMSAAYAPPRHAYFVVERAGRVVGGGGIAPLQGGDPSVCELRKMYFLPEARGQGAGERLLRQCLDFAREAGFQRCYLETLSAMKQAQKLYQRLGFERLSAPMGNTGHFGCNHFYALDLTKPAP, translated from the coding sequence ATGAGCACCGAGAACCTGAATTTCCGCCCCATCCAGCCCCAGGACGACGCGGCGGTGGCCGCCCTCATCCGCACGGTGATGCCGGAGTTTGGCGCCGACGGACCGGGCTTCGCGATTCACGACGCCGAGGTGGCCACGATGAGCGCCGCCTACGCCCCTCCCCGTCACGCGTACTTCGTGGTGGAGCGTGCGGGCCGCGTCGTGGGAGGAGGAGGCATCGCGCCGCTGCAAGGGGGCGACCCCAGCGTGTGTGAGCTGCGCAAGATGTACTTCCTCCCCGAGGCCCGAGGCCAGGGAGCGGGCGAACGCCTGCTGCGCCAGTGCCTCGACTTCGCGCGCGAGGCGGGCTTCCAGCGCTGTTACCTGGAGACGCTCTCCGCGATGAAGCAGGCCCAGAAGCTCTACCAGCGACTGGGCTTCGAGCGGCTCTCCGCGCCCATGGGCAACACGGGCCACTTCGGCTGCAATCACTTCTACGCGCTCGACCTGACGAAGCCCGCGCCCTGA
- a CDS encoding DUF3293 domain-containing protein has product MRQLDQEQLLGAYRATRYVIRPHASTDGVEQVLRVGRLHPSLDAALAARGHREWAFLTAWNPGSRPRSKEENQRAQERLVSQLIAGGWGVAPAIGEAEDGSWSEQSLFVPGLPRADAERFGRAHGQVAVLVGRVGGPAELLFCCHDPAS; this is encoded by the coding sequence ATGAGACAGCTCGACCAGGAGCAGTTGCTGGGAGCCTACCGGGCGACGCGGTATGTCATTCGCCCTCACGCCTCCACGGACGGCGTGGAGCAGGTCTTGAGGGTGGGAAGGCTGCACCCCTCGCTCGACGCGGCGCTGGCGGCGCGCGGCCATCGCGAGTGGGCGTTCCTGACGGCGTGGAATCCTGGCTCACGTCCTCGGAGCAAGGAAGAGAACCAGCGCGCGCAGGAGCGGCTGGTCTCCCAGCTCATCGCGGGCGGCTGGGGCGTGGCACCCGCCATTGGCGAGGCCGAGGACGGAAGCTGGTCCGAGCAGAGCCTCTTCGTCCCGGGCCTGCCTCGCGCCGACGCGGAGCGCTTTGGCCGCGCGCACGGACAGGTCGCCGTCCTGGTGGGCCGGGTGGGCGGTCCCGCCGAGCTGCTGTTCTGTTGTCACGACCCCGCCTCGTGA